The following are encoded in a window of Brevibacillus ruminantium genomic DNA:
- a CDS encoding MBL fold metallo-hydrolase has translation MSKQQPFKKAVEVAPGIYQIEIPTPFSVGPVNLYLLQGEKLTLVDAGPLTEGAWSALMAGLESIQIRPEEIEQIVLTHHHVDHCGQLERIRRISGATTFAHPLAVPYVEIDQDFLDFHDRFFYELYRESGVPDEKLIIIEKYHKLITTFAERSQIDVTLKHDQTIPGLAEWKVLYTPGHSQSHLSLYREKDRVMIAGDHIIKRISSNAFIEPPRDQSQARPLTLVQYRTALQMCADMEIDLALSGHGEPVVGHRELILQRLQKNWERTDRLRQLLQDGEKTAYELNALLFPLLYEQELPLTLSETLGHIDLLKILHQLESREVEGVLYYSL, from the coding sequence ATGTCGAAACAACAACCGTTCAAAAAAGCAGTGGAAGTGGCGCCAGGAATCTACCAGATCGAAATCCCGACGCCTTTTTCCGTCGGCCCGGTCAATCTCTATCTGTTGCAAGGGGAAAAGCTTACACTGGTCGATGCTGGTCCGTTGACAGAAGGAGCGTGGAGCGCGCTGATGGCTGGTCTGGAGTCCATTCAGATCCGCCCTGAAGAGATTGAGCAGATTGTGCTGACTCATCATCATGTCGATCATTGCGGCCAATTGGAGCGAATCCGCCGCATCTCCGGTGCAACCACTTTTGCACATCCTCTGGCAGTTCCGTACGTCGAAATCGATCAGGATTTTCTGGACTTCCATGATCGCTTTTTCTATGAATTGTACAGGGAAAGCGGAGTGCCCGATGAGAAACTGATCATCATCGAAAAATACCACAAGCTGATCACCACCTTTGCCGAGCGCAGCCAGATTGATGTGACGCTCAAGCATGATCAGACGATTCCCGGACTTGCGGAATGGAAAGTTCTTTACACGCCGGGACATTCGCAAAGCCATTTGTCCCTGTACAGAGAGAAAGACCGCGTCATGATCGCCGGCGACCACATTATCAAGCGGATCTCGTCCAACGCCTTCATCGAGCCGCCGCGTGATCAGTCGCAAGCACGTCCACTGACGCTCGTCCAATACCGCACTGCGCTGCAGATGTGTGCAGACATGGAGATTGATTTGGCTTTGTCCGGCCATGGAGAGCCGGTCGTCGGTCATCGCGAGCTGATTTTGCAGCGTCTGCAGAAAAATTGGGAGCGGACAGATCGTCTCAGACAGCTGCTTCAGGATGGGGAAAAGACGGCGTATGAACTGAATGCGCTGCTGTTCCCCTTGTTGTATGAACAGGAATTGCCTTTGACTCTTTCGGAAACGCTGGGTCATATCGATTTGTTGAAAATCCTGCATCAACTGGAATCCAGAGAGGTCGAAGGCGTCCTTTATTACTCCTTGTAA
- the refZ gene encoding forespore capture DNA-binding protein RefZ → MDQTKQRILSAAAILFDRNGFHGTSVRQIAEQADVNVALISYYFKGKQGVLERLISSYFETLFEQLGELEQHMAARPPLERLEEVIRLYLTFQCEHASTTRLIQRELSVESILAREVMTLYMSRWKHGIARPIEEGIASGDFLPVSVDHVLLMTASQLIYPFLHPQSVREVYYQEPASAEFADWLFTEVMRSLHNRLCLPYNQD, encoded by the coding sequence ATGGACCAGACCAAACAGCGCATTTTGTCCGCTGCCGCCATTCTTTTTGACAGAAATGGATTTCACGGCACCAGTGTCAGGCAAATTGCCGAACAGGCTGATGTCAATGTTGCCCTGATCTCTTATTATTTCAAAGGGAAGCAGGGTGTGCTGGAGAGACTGATTTCCTCCTACTTTGAGACTTTGTTTGAGCAGCTGGGGGAATTGGAGCAACACATGGCAGCTCGTCCACCCCTGGAGCGGCTGGAAGAAGTCATCCGATTGTATCTCACCTTTCAATGTGAACACGCCTCTACCACCAGATTGATTCAACGGGAACTTAGCGTGGAATCCATTCTGGCCCGCGAAGTGATGACGCTGTATATGAGTCGGTGGAAACACGGGATCGCAAGGCCGATCGAGGAAGGAATCGCCAGCGGTGATTTTCTTCCGGTATCCGTCGATCATGTCCTATTGATGACCGCCAGTCAGTTGATATATCCTTTTTTACATCCGCAATCTGTGCGGGAAGTGTACTATCAGGAACCCGCTTCAGCCGAATTTGCCGATTGGCTGTTCACTGAAGTCATGCGTTCTTTGCATAACAGGCTTTGTTTGCCTTACAATCAGGATTGA
- a CDS encoding endonuclease/exonuclease/phosphatase family protein — translation MKRAWICLTILIVLFSLSPSGIEVSNRYGNAGSLFHRNNDQLLRIVTYNIRGCRNDAGFADPAAVASELASLQADVITLQEVDNGLPRSRFQNQVERIAQILGMNYAYGPSLHLLVGTYGNAVLSVFPIQSADLLPLPSGLESRSVLKVTLNINGSPFDVYTTHLGLGAAERGRQSLFLSAYLRKNSGNPAVLAGDFNASSHDKIFKDIRTLFHDPLYEQKLELITLPGKTGKGRGIDHILLSPRLLFQTAEAPRIGHSDHYPVLFTTLLAPADAKQNEEKTALPNTVPGFIQEKTFTHTLHESER, via the coding sequence ATGAAGCGAGCATGGATATGTCTGACGATTCTCATTGTTTTGTTTTCCCTGTCCCCAAGCGGCATCGAAGTATCCAATCGCTACGGGAATGCGGGAAGTCTCTTCCATAGGAATAACGATCAACTCCTGCGAATCGTTACATATAATATCCGCGGTTGTCGAAATGACGCCGGTTTTGCTGATCCTGCTGCCGTGGCCAGCGAGCTGGCAAGCCTGCAGGCCGATGTGATCACGCTGCAGGAGGTGGACAACGGCTTGCCTCGATCCCGTTTTCAAAATCAGGTGGAACGAATTGCCCAAATCCTCGGCATGAACTATGCCTATGGTCCATCCCTTCACCTGCTGGTAGGCACCTATGGAAATGCCGTGCTCAGCGTCTTTCCGATTCAATCAGCCGATTTACTGCCGCTTCCTTCGGGCCTCGAGTCAAGAAGCGTCCTGAAGGTAACACTCAACATAAATGGTTCTCCCTTCGATGTGTATACCACGCACCTTGGGCTAGGTGCAGCCGAAAGAGGCAGACAAAGCCTGTTTTTATCGGCCTACTTGCGCAAAAATTCAGGTAACCCTGCCGTACTTGCCGGAGACTTTAACGCCTCATCTCATGACAAGATTTTCAAAGATATTCGCACGCTTTTTCATGATCCTCTCTATGAGCAAAAACTGGAGCTGATCACACTGCCTGGAAAAACAGGCAAGGGAAGAGGGATTGATCATATCCTGCTCTCGCCCCGTCTCCTTTTTCAAACTGCCGAGGCGCCACGAATCGGACATTCTGATCATTATCCCGTACTGTTTACAACGCTGCTCGCCCCTGCCGATGCCAAGCAGAATGAAGAGAAAACCGCTCTTCCCAATACTGTACCCGGTTTTATTCAAGAAAAAACGTTCACTCATACTTTACACGAGAGTGAACGTTAG